A genomic region of Trifolium pratense cultivar HEN17-A07 linkage group LG3, ARS_RC_1.1, whole genome shotgun sequence contains the following coding sequences:
- the LOC123917980 gene encoding coiled-coil domain-containing protein SCD2-like isoform X2: protein MHVPPIDPPTKYKEKRFPPDITGRQLNSKDTGDQREASALRDELDMLQEENDSLLEKLRLAEEKRQEVEIRSRELEKQVASLGEGVSLEAKLLSRKEAALRQREAALMAAKQTQSERDEDLTALRVEIENLKDDAAAAEEQRQEAEAEAKALRTMTQRMVLTQEEMEEVVLKRCWLARYWGLSVKHGICADIAQSKYEHWSSLAPLPFELVISAGQKAKEESWNKSADGSDRSQSVRDLNDLAGEGNIESMLSVEMGLRELASLKVEDAVVLALAQHRRPNLVRQSFLDSKSPGDAKYLEAFELSEEEAEDVLFKEAWLTYFWRRALFHGVEEDIAEDRLQFWIARSGQSPTSHDAVDVERDLLELRKLGIELQLWEASRKGIDQPSESALANHKPSSDSDASS, encoded by the exons ATGCATGTACCTCCAATTGATCCTCCTACCAAATATAAAGAGAAGAG GTTTCCGCCAGACATCACTGGCAGGCAACTTAACTCCAAAGACACAGGAGATCAGCGCGAAGCTTCTGCACTCCGTGATGAA CTTGATATGCTACAAGAAGAGAATGACTCTTTATTAGAAAAG CTAAGACTAGCAGAGGAAAAACGCCAAGAAGTGGAGATCAGATCCAGGGAACTCGAGAAACAG GTTGCTTCCCTTGGAGAAGGTGTATCGCTTGAAGCCAAACTGCTGAGCAG GAAAGAAGCTGCTTTGCGTCAAAGAGAG GCTGCTCTCATGGCTGCAAAACAAACACAGAGTGAAAGGGATGAGGATCTCACAGCCCTACGCGTCGAAATTGAG AACCTAAAAGATGACGCTGCAGCAGCAGAGGAACAACGGCAAGAAGCCGAAGCCGAAGCAAAGGCTCTTCGAACAATGACACAGAGAATGGTTTTGACCCAAGAAGAAATG GAGGAAGTGGTCCTGAAGAGATGTTGGCTTGCCCGCTACTGGGGTCTTTCTGTAAAACATG GCATATGTGCAGATATAGCACAGTCCAAGTATGAACATTGGTCTTCTTTAGCTCCTCTTCCATTTGAACTTGTCATCTCTGCTGGACAAAAGGCTAAGGAGGAATCTTGGAACAAAA GTGCTGATGGTTCAGATAGAAGCCAAAGTGTTCGTGATTTGAATGATCTTGCGGGGGAAGGAAACATAGAGAGTATGCTTTCAGTTGAGATGGGTTTGAGGGAACTTGCTTCTTTGAAG gttgaGGATGCTGTTGTGCTTGCATTAGCCCAACACAGACGCCCAAATTTGGTTCGGCAGTCTTTTTTAG atTCCAAATCACCTGGTGATGCCAAATATTTGGAAGCATTTG AATTAAGTGAAGAGGAAGCCGAAGACGTTCTTTTCAAAGAG GCGTGGTTAACTTATTTCTGGAGGAGAGCTTTATTTCATGGTGTAGAAGAAGATATTGCAGAAGACAGGCTTCAGTTTTGGATTGCCCGGAGCGGACAGTCACCAACATCACATGATGCCGTTGATG TTGAACGAGATTTGTTGGAGTTGAGGAAGCTGGGTATAGAACTGCAACTTTGGGAAGCTTCTCGCAAGGGAATTGATCAGCCTTCAGAGTCAGCACTTGCCAATCATAAGCCTTCTTCCGACTCAGATGCCTCATCATGA
- the LOC123917980 gene encoding coiled-coil domain-containing protein SCD2-like isoform X1, with protein sequence MDRRRTESPVYTRQWSGNSSSTGSSSPVMSPAHPQSRLGPTSTGLSTIKRTQNVAAKAAAQRLARAMASRTVDDDEDDDDDLDFRFSAPTSTAFSSISRTKSSGADAPTVPPISLARPNRSPSPALGRNFVEHTQSVRSTSAGRPAVSSVRSSTVVAPPKSTIRTPMHVPPIDPPTKYKEKRFPPDITGRQLNSKDTGDQREASALRDELDMLQEENDSLLEKLRLAEEKRQEVEIRSRELEKQVASLGEGVSLEAKLLSRKEAALRQREAALMAAKQTQSERDEDLTALRVEIENLKDDAAAAEEQRQEAEAEAKALRTMTQRMVLTQEEMEEVVLKRCWLARYWGLSVKHGICADIAQSKYEHWSSLAPLPFELVISAGQKAKEESWNKSADGSDRSQSVRDLNDLAGEGNIESMLSVEMGLRELASLKVEDAVVLALAQHRRPNLVRQSFLDSKSPGDAKYLEAFELSEEEAEDVLFKEAWLTYFWRRALFHGVEEDIAEDRLQFWIARSGQSPTSHDAVDVERDLLELRKLGIELQLWEASRKGIDQPSESALANHKPSSDSDASS encoded by the exons ATGGACCGGAGAAGAACCGAGAGTCCAGTTTACACACGGCAGTGGAGCGGCAATTCCAGCAGCACCGGTTCATCATCTCCGGTTATGTCGCCGGCTCATCCTCAGTCACGGCTTGGTCCTACTTCTACCGGTCTCTCCACCATCAAACGGACTCAAAACGTGGCTGCTAAAGCCGCTGCACAACGCCTGGCTCGCGCCATGGCGTCTCGAACAGTTGACGATGACGAAGATGATGACGATGATCTCGACTTCCGTTTCAGTGCTCCGACTTCAACCGCTTTTTCTTCCATTTCCAGAACTAAGAGCTCTGGTGCTGATGCTCCCACCGTTCCTCCAATTTCGCTTGCGAGACCGAATAGATCTCCTTCTCCTGCG TTAGGTCGGAACTTTGTAGAGCATACTCAATCAGTGCGTTCAACATCAGCTGGAAGACCGGCAGTTTCTTCCGTTCGGTCATCAACGGTGGTGGCACCTCCTAAATCCACTATCCGAACACCTATGCATGTACCTCCAATTGATCCTCCTACCAAATATAAAGAGAAGAG GTTTCCGCCAGACATCACTGGCAGGCAACTTAACTCCAAAGACACAGGAGATCAGCGCGAAGCTTCTGCACTCCGTGATGAA CTTGATATGCTACAAGAAGAGAATGACTCTTTATTAGAAAAG CTAAGACTAGCAGAGGAAAAACGCCAAGAAGTGGAGATCAGATCCAGGGAACTCGAGAAACAG GTTGCTTCCCTTGGAGAAGGTGTATCGCTTGAAGCCAAACTGCTGAGCAG GAAAGAAGCTGCTTTGCGTCAAAGAGAG GCTGCTCTCATGGCTGCAAAACAAACACAGAGTGAAAGGGATGAGGATCTCACAGCCCTACGCGTCGAAATTGAG AACCTAAAAGATGACGCTGCAGCAGCAGAGGAACAACGGCAAGAAGCCGAAGCCGAAGCAAAGGCTCTTCGAACAATGACACAGAGAATGGTTTTGACCCAAGAAGAAATG GAGGAAGTGGTCCTGAAGAGATGTTGGCTTGCCCGCTACTGGGGTCTTTCTGTAAAACATG GCATATGTGCAGATATAGCACAGTCCAAGTATGAACATTGGTCTTCTTTAGCTCCTCTTCCATTTGAACTTGTCATCTCTGCTGGACAAAAGGCTAAGGAGGAATCTTGGAACAAAA GTGCTGATGGTTCAGATAGAAGCCAAAGTGTTCGTGATTTGAATGATCTTGCGGGGGAAGGAAACATAGAGAGTATGCTTTCAGTTGAGATGGGTTTGAGGGAACTTGCTTCTTTGAAG gttgaGGATGCTGTTGTGCTTGCATTAGCCCAACACAGACGCCCAAATTTGGTTCGGCAGTCTTTTTTAG atTCCAAATCACCTGGTGATGCCAAATATTTGGAAGCATTTG AATTAAGTGAAGAGGAAGCCGAAGACGTTCTTTTCAAAGAG GCGTGGTTAACTTATTTCTGGAGGAGAGCTTTATTTCATGGTGTAGAAGAAGATATTGCAGAAGACAGGCTTCAGTTTTGGATTGCCCGGAGCGGACAGTCACCAACATCACATGATGCCGTTGATG TTGAACGAGATTTGTTGGAGTTGAGGAAGCTGGGTATAGAACTGCAACTTTGGGAAGCTTCTCGCAAGGGAATTGATCAGCCTTCAGAGTCAGCACTTGCCAATCATAAGCCTTCTTCCGACTCAGATGCCTCATCATGA
- the LOC123917979 gene encoding serine carboxypeptidase-like 45 encodes MAIITMLFLHLSFFILKVFSFPSHSHADRIVNLPGQPNINNIAFQQFSGYVTVDNKKHKSLFYYFAESETDPSSKPLVLWLNGGPGCSSLGVGAFSENGPFRPNGEFLIKNEHSWNKEANMLYLETPIGVGFSYAKGSSAYTTTVNDEETARDNLVFLQRWFNKFPQYRNRDLFLTGESYAGHYIPQLAKLMIEMNKRNKIFNLKGIALGNPVLEYATDFNSRAEFFWSHGLISDATYNMFTTVCNYSRYVSEYNRDSVSSLCSKVMGLVTKETSRFVDKYDVTLDVCISSVLSQSKIISPQPQQANEMIDVCVDDKVTNYLNRRDVQEALHAKLVGVRKWDVCSNVLDYDVLNLEVPTLPVVGSLIKAGVRVLIYSGDQDSVIPLTGSRTLVQKLGRQLGLNTTVPYRVWFEGQQVGGWTQVYGNILSFATVRGAAHEAPFSQPERSLVLFKSFLEGSPLPEVF; translated from the exons ATGGCAATAATCACTATGCTATTTCTTCATCTAAGTTTTTTCATCTTGAAAGTGTTTTCTTTCCCTTCTCATTCTCATGCAGATAGAATTGTTAACCTTCCTGGACAACCAAACATAAACAACATAGCCTTTCAACAATTCTCAGGATATGTCACAGTTGAtaacaaaaaacacaaatcaCTCTTTTACTATTTTGCTGAATCAGAAACTGATCCATCTTCAAAACCTCTTGTTCTTTGGCTCAATGGAGGACCTGGTTGTTCTTCTCTAGGAGTAGGTGCATTCTCAGAAAATGGACCCTTTAGACCAAATGGtgaatttcttataaaaaatgagCATAGTTGGAATAAAg AGGCAAATATGCTTTATTTAGAGACACCAATTGGAGTTGGATTTTCCTATGCCAAAGGTAGTTCTGCTTATACAACAACAGTGAATGACGAGGAAACAG CAAGGGACAATCTTGTATTCTTGCAACGTTGGTTCAACAAGTTTCCACAATATAGAAACAGAGATTTGTTTCTAACTGGTGAAAGTTATGCAG GTCATTATATTCCTCAACTTGCAAAGCTTATGATTGAAATGAACAAAAGAAACAAGATATTCAATCTTAAAGGCATAGCT TTGGGGAATCCAGTGCTAGAATATGCCACTGATTTCAATTCAAGGGCTGAGTTTTTTTGGTCACATGGACTAATATCAGATGCAACTTATAACATGTTCACTACAGTGTGTAATTACTCACGCTATGTAAGTGAGTACAATAGAGACTCAGTTTCATCACTTTGTTCAAAGGTTATGGGGTTGGTGACTAAAGAAACTAGTAGATTTGTGGATAAATATGATGTCACTCTTGATGTTTGTATTTCCTCTGTGCTGTCACAATCCAAGATTATTTCTCCTCAACCTCAA CAAGCAAATGAGATGATAGATGTGTGTGTGGATGACAAGGTTACAAACTACTTAAACAGAAGAGATGTGCAAGAGGCACTTCACGCAAAGCTTGTTGGCGTTCGGAAGTGGGATGTCTGCAGCAA TGTTCTGGACTATGATGTGCTTAACTTGGAAGTGCCAACACTTCCTGTAGTTGGATCATTGATAAAAGCTGGAGTTAGGGTCCTAATTTACAG TGGTGATCAAGATTCAGTGATTCCACTGACTGGAAGCAGAACCTTAGTTCAAAAATTGGGTAGACAATTAGGACTGAATACAACAGTACCTTACAGAGTATGGTTTGAAGGCCAGCAg GTTGGTGGATGGACTCAAGTTTATGGCAATATTCTCTCATTTGCCACTGTCAGAGGTGCTGCACATGAAGCTCCTTTCTCACAGCCTGAAAGATCACTTGTGCTATTCAAATCATTCTTGGAAGGAAGCCCTTTACCTGAAGTTTTCTGA
- the LOC123917981 gene encoding uncharacterized protein LOC123917981, translating to MAVVGFKFVRQSTLHLRPTPFQFLRKVVPKSVVSIDVSETFKNENGGGSIREEGNKKSTEWKIGSKELGIHNSSIGVTARKVLNGLKKRGYDVYLVGGCVRDLILKQTPKDFDIITSAELKEVMKVFSWCEIVGERFPICHVHMDGTIIEVSSFSTATRCKKGVEFSHHTKAPNDCDEKDHLRWMNCLNRDFTINGLMLDPYARVVYDYMGGIEDIRKAKVRTIIPADMSFREDCARILRAIRVTARLGFNISKETAHFVKLLSSSVVRLNKGRLLMEIDYMLAYGSGEASLRLLWKFGLLDILLPFQAAYFTHHGFRRRDKRTNMLLSLFSNLDKLLAPNRPCHSSVWFGILALHKALSDRPRDPLVVAAFSLAVYNGGNVLEAVKIARMINKPHDMKFPELLNLSGNVEPLEAGVRDLAESVRGALLQMTDEHFVSQAMADYPQAPHSDLVFIPLALYVKAFSIFECVKRSYDKKSLSKQDMKIDYESLANGNIQEIRHVFARIVFDTVFPLHQDQDQSLQSSRVSQGG from the exons ATGGCGGTCGTTGGCTTCAAATTCGTGCGTCAATCTACTCTTCATCTTCGTCCCACTCCCTTCCAATTTCTTCGTAAG GTTGTGCCCAAATCTGTCGTTTCAATTGATGTATCAGAGACCTTCAAAAATGAAAATGGCGGCGGCTCAATTCGTGAAGAAG GAAATAAGAAATCCACCGAATGGAAGATAGGTTCCAAAGAGCTTGGAATTCATAATTCATCGATTGGAGTCACTGCCAGGAAGGTTCTTAATGGGCTCAAGAAAAGGG GATATGATGTATACCTTGTAGGAGGTTGTGTACGGGATCTTATTCTAAAGCAAACACCAAAGGACTTTGATATTATAACTTCAGCTGAGTTAAAAGag GTGATGAAAGTATTTTCCTGGTGTGAGATAGTTGGCGAACGGTTCCCTATATGTCATGTTCACATGGATGGTACCATCATTGAG GTGTCAAGTTTTAGCACTGCTACTAGATGCAAGAAGGGTGTGGAATTCTCTCATCATACAAAAGCCCCTAATGATTGTGATGAGAAGGACCATCTTCGGTGGATGAATTGTTTAAACCGGGACTTCACAATTAATGG GTTGATGCTTGACCCGTATGCAAGAGTTGTATATGATTACATGGGGGGAATAGAAGATATTAGAAAAGCTAAA GTACGGACTATAATTCCTGCAGATATGTCTTTTCGGGAAGATTGTG CTCGAATTCTACGTGCAATTAGAGTTACTGCCCGCTTAGGATTTAATATTTCTAAGGAAACAGCTCATTTTGTTAAACTTTTGTCTTCTTCTGTAGTAAGACTTAATAAG GGTAGGCTCTTGATGGAAATAGATTATATGCTAGCTTATGGTTCCGGTGAAGCTTCTTTGAGGCTATTATGGAAATTTGGACTGCTAGATATACTTCTTCCCTTCCAG GCTGCTTATTTTACTCACCATGGATTTCGAAGGAGGGACAAAAGGACCAATATGCTTTTG TCTCTCTTCTCCAATTTAGATAAGCTTTTGGCTCCAAACCGTCCATGTCATAGTAGCGTATG GTTCGGGATCCTAGCATTACATAAAGCATTGAGTGATCGACCGAGGGACCCCTTGGTGGTTGCTGCATTTAGCCTTGCAGTTTATAATGGTGGAAACGTGTTGGAAGCAGTTAAGATAGCAAGGATGATCAATAAGCCACATGATATGAAATTTCCTGAATTATTAAACCTTTCAGGCAATGTGGAGCCTTTGGAAGCTGGGGTTAGGGATCTTGCAGAGTCTGTTAGAGGGGCATTGTTGCAAATGACTGATGAACATTTTGTATCTCAGGCTATGGCTGACTATCCACAAGCTCCTCATTCAGACCTA GTGTTCATCCCATTAGCATTGTACGTAAAAGCCTTCAGCATTTTTGAATGTGTGAAAAGGAGTTATGATAAGAAATCTTTGTCAAAGCAAGACATGAAAATTGATTATGAGTCCTTAGCTAATGGTAATATACAAGAAATAAGACACGTTTTTGCAAGAATTGTATTTGATACGGTGTTCCCACTTCATCAAGATCAGGATCAGTCACTGCAGAGCAGTAGGGTTTCACAGGGAGGCTAG